In Curtobacterium sp. L6-1, a genomic segment contains:
- a CDS encoding DUF4190 domain-containing protein: protein MSYNPPTIPNAQSPQGPQWPGPVPPQSAKNGAGTAAMVLGIIAAVMAVLPGVSFGAWLFAVPAIILGIIGMRKAGAPRGRALAGLIEGGAALVVAIAVSAAAAGSVSDGFKKGYEETRAESAAQPTETPAAKASPDAVTAKETPKAAPAETKAPAPAPAPAPEFGSQPADEVAFVTAIATTKNELSGDLTDLQRSEALRTRDASLCSVLGDGAATDWTGKVKDIGANGEGKAYVEVEIASGVTIKTWNNAFSDVVDGTLIDPSSPFFSNLVAMKEGQMVKFSVQMVADEGSCLSKGNLTETFYGLTPEFIAHFTNVQAA from the coding sequence ATGAGTTACAACCCACCGACAATCCCGAACGCGCAATCGCCGCAGGGACCTCAATGGCCCGGCCCGGTGCCTCCGCAGTCCGCCAAGAACGGGGCGGGAACAGCAGCAATGGTCCTGGGCATCATTGCAGCGGTCATGGCAGTGCTCCCCGGCGTCTCCTTCGGAGCCTGGCTCTTCGCGGTTCCGGCGATCATCCTCGGAATCATCGGAATGAGGAAAGCCGGTGCTCCACGTGGACGTGCACTCGCAGGACTCATCGAAGGTGGCGCAGCACTTGTCGTTGCCATCGCGGTGAGCGCCGCCGCTGCGGGTTCGGTATCGGACGGCTTCAAGAAGGGCTACGAGGAGACGAGGGCCGAGTCAGCTGCCCAGCCGACCGAGACGCCGGCAGCGAAGGCTTCACCTGATGCCGTGACCGCGAAGGAGACTCCGAAAGCAGCGCCGGCTGAGACCAAGGCGCCAGCGCCCGCTCCCGCTCCGGCCCCCGAATTCGGGTCGCAGCCCGCGGACGAGGTTGCCTTCGTCACCGCCATCGCGACGACGAAGAACGAACTCAGCGGAGACCTCACCGACCTGCAGCGTTCCGAAGCTCTTCGTACCCGCGACGCCTCCTTGTGCTCCGTTCTGGGCGACGGTGCTGCGACAGACTGGACCGGCAAGGTCAAGGACATCGGCGCGAACGGCGAAGGCAAGGCCTATGTCGAGGTCGAGATCGCGTCGGGCGTCACCATCAAGACCTGGAACAACGCGTTCTCTGACGTCGTTGACGGAACCCTGATCGATCCGTCTTCACCCTTCTTCAGCAACCTCGTCGCGATGAAGGAAGGCCAGATGGTGAAGTTCTCGGTACAGATGGTTGCCGACGAGGGAAGCTGCCTGAGCAAGGGGAACCTGACCGAGACGTTCTACGGACTCACGCCCGAGTTCATCGCTCATTTCACGAACGTTCAAGCCGCTTGA
- a CDS encoding RidA family protein, which translates to MPVHRFSPDSLMQPVPYHHVAVATGSRQVHVSGQIARTADGAPVAPDDLAGQVAQALRNTHTGLESAGAGFGDVVRLTFYVTRWSPDKIEAFMAGVHDVADELGLPTPLPPASLIGVDHLFEPDVLVEVEATAVLD; encoded by the coding sequence ATGCCCGTCCACCGGTTCTCCCCCGACAGCCTCATGCAGCCGGTCCCCTACCACCACGTCGCCGTCGCGACGGGCTCGCGTCAGGTCCACGTCTCAGGGCAGATCGCTCGCACCGCGGACGGTGCTCCGGTCGCGCCGGACGACCTGGCCGGGCAGGTCGCGCAAGCGCTGCGGAACACCCACACCGGGCTCGAGAGCGCGGGGGCCGGCTTCGGCGATGTCGTCCGGCTGACGTTCTACGTCACACGATGGAGCCCGGACAAGATCGAGGCGTTCATGGCCGGCGTTCACGACGTCGCCGACGAACTCGGTCTCCCCACGCCGCTGCCGCCGGCCTCCCTGATCGGGGTCGACCACCTCTTCGAGCCCGACGTGCTCGTCGAGGTCGAGGCCACCGCCGTGCTCGACTGA
- a CDS encoding winged helix-turn-helix transcriptional regulator — protein MSDTAPTPTGRFEITAPHRELLDQVLDRWSLQVLDELCERPARFSVLRRSIPAVTQKSLTATLRRLERNGVVERVLLSTRPVAVEYRITPLGKTIRPPVEAILAWATEYMPAIEEARDRYDSDLGEAVPHHPMTASR, from the coding sequence GTGTCGGATACCGCCCCCACCCCCACAGGTCGCTTCGAGATCACCGCTCCGCACCGCGAATTGCTCGATCAGGTGCTCGACCGTTGGTCGCTCCAGGTCCTCGATGAACTGTGTGAGCGACCAGCCCGGTTCAGTGTGCTGCGCAGGAGCATCCCCGCTGTGACGCAGAAGTCGCTCACGGCCACCCTGCGCCGTCTCGAGCGCAACGGCGTCGTCGAGCGTGTCCTGCTCAGTACCCGCCCCGTCGCTGTCGAGTACCGCATCACGCCGCTCGGGAAGACGATCCGTCCACCGGTGGAAGCGATCCTGGCGTGGGCGACCGAGTACATGCCTGCCATCGAGGAAGCCCGCGACCGGTACGACAGCGATCTGGGAGAGGCAGTTCCGCACCATCCGATGACAGCGTCTCGGTAG